One genomic segment of Natrononativus amylolyticus includes these proteins:
- a CDS encoding MBL fold metallo-hydrolase, giving the protein MERITLGNTVFEGKNNAYLFDGAQTVLVDTGVAVDDTRDQLAAGLEAHGRSFSDLDAVVLTHYHADHTGLAGEIQTASGADVYAHEADAPLIAGDEDAWAAMEATQRELFEQWGMPAEAREELLAFFAAGEEAGIYGADVDVTTFAAGDTLEFDGLELEVLHAPGHTAGLSCFVPRGPTAPGDGTAVLTGDALLPKYTPNVGGADVRVDRPLAAYVETLETLAGRGFDRAWPGHRDPIDEPADRARFILEHHEERAYRVLSALSEDQPADAWTVSARLFGDLEAIHILHGPGEAYAHLEHLLEAGDVERAEGGYRLAAGSADRLESRDDGRWKLSTTGRSV; this is encoded by the coding sequence ATGGAACGGATCACGCTCGGGAACACCGTCTTCGAGGGGAAGAACAACGCCTACCTGTTCGACGGCGCGCAGACGGTCCTGGTGGACACCGGGGTCGCCGTTGACGACACTCGAGACCAGCTCGCGGCCGGTCTCGAGGCCCACGGCCGCTCGTTTTCGGACCTCGACGCCGTCGTTCTCACCCACTACCACGCCGACCACACGGGGCTGGCCGGCGAGATCCAGACCGCGAGCGGAGCCGACGTGTACGCCCACGAGGCCGACGCGCCGCTGATCGCCGGCGACGAGGACGCCTGGGCGGCGATGGAAGCCACCCAGCGGGAGCTGTTCGAGCAGTGGGGGATGCCCGCCGAGGCCCGCGAGGAGCTGCTGGCGTTCTTCGCCGCCGGCGAGGAGGCCGGTATCTACGGCGCGGACGTCGACGTCACGACCTTTGCGGCCGGCGACACCCTCGAGTTCGACGGGCTCGAACTCGAGGTGCTCCACGCGCCTGGACACACGGCGGGGCTGTCGTGTTTCGTTCCGCGGGGTCCCACCGCGCCGGGGGACGGAACGGCGGTGCTCACGGGCGACGCGCTGCTCCCGAAGTACACGCCGAACGTCGGCGGGGCGGACGTTCGCGTCGACCGCCCGCTCGCCGCCTACGTCGAGACGCTCGAGACGCTCGCGGGTCGGGGGTTCGACCGGGCGTGGCCTGGCCACCGCGATCCGATCGACGAGCCGGCCGACAGGGCCCGGTTCATCCTCGAGCACCACGAGGAACGCGCCTACCGCGTGCTCTCGGCGCTCTCGGAGGATCAGCCGGCCGACGCCTGGACGGTCAGCGCGCGGCTGTTCGGCGACCTCGAGGCGATCCACATCCTTCACGGTCCCGGCGAGGCGTACGCCCACCTCGAACACCTCCTCGAGGCGGGCGACGTCGAGCGCGCCGAGGGTGGCTACCGGCTCGCGGCGGGATCGGCCGACCGCCTCGAGAGTCGGGACGACGGCCGCTGGAAGCTGTCGACTACCGGGCGGTCAGTCTGA
- a CDS encoding DUF1931 domain-containing protein has translation MADLIVKAAVKEALDDKNVASDFYDALDEEVSELLDDAARRAEDNDRKTVQPRDL, from the coding sequence ATGGCAGACCTTATCGTCAAAGCCGCGGTGAAGGAAGCACTCGATGACAAGAACGTTGCCTCGGACTTCTACGACGCGCTCGACGAGGAAGTCTCCGAGCTTCTCGACGACGCCGCACGCCGTGCAGAGGACAACGACCGAAAGACCGTCCAGCCCCGCGACCTGTAA
- the rpiA gene encoding ribose-5-phosphate isomerase RpiA: MKTAGGSETAKRRAGERAAEAVTDGSVVGLGTGSTTAYAIEAIGEAVADGLEVRGIPTSFQSRRLALEAGIPLTDLDAVSGVDLAIDGADQVVDGGGHDGALIKGGGAAHAREKLVDAAADRFVVVADPSKLVETLDGAVPLEVLPAAHTVVAERVRELGGEPTLRDAERKDGPVVTDNGNLVLDCAFGPIDDPATLASRLSALPGVLEHGLFVDLADATYVGTDEGADALEH; the protein is encoded by the coding sequence ATGAAGACAGCGGGCGGCTCCGAGACGGCGAAGCGGCGAGCGGGCGAACGCGCGGCCGAGGCGGTCACGGACGGCTCCGTCGTCGGCCTCGGAACCGGCTCGACGACGGCGTACGCGATCGAGGCGATCGGCGAGGCGGTCGCCGACGGCCTCGAGGTGCGGGGGATTCCGACCTCCTTTCAGTCCCGACGGCTGGCGCTCGAGGCGGGGATCCCGCTTACCGATCTCGACGCCGTCTCCGGTGTCGACCTCGCCATCGACGGCGCGGATCAGGTCGTCGACGGCGGGGGCCACGACGGCGCGCTGATCAAGGGCGGCGGGGCGGCCCACGCCCGCGAGAAGCTCGTCGACGCGGCGGCCGACCGATTCGTCGTCGTCGCGGACCCCTCGAAGCTCGTCGAAACTCTCGACGGCGCGGTGCCTCTCGAGGTGCTGCCGGCGGCGCACACGGTCGTCGCGGAGCGGGTCCGTGAGCTGGGCGGTGAGCCGACGCTTCGCGATGCAGAACGCAAGGACGGCCCGGTCGTCACCGACAACGGGAACCTGGTGCTCGACTGCGCGTTCGGACCGATCGACGATCCGGCGACGCTGGCGAGCCGACTGTCGGCGCTGCCGGGGGTCCTCGAGCACGGGCTGTTCGTCGACCTCGCCGACGCGACGTACGTCGGAACCGACGAGGGGGCCGACGCGCTCGAGCACTGA
- the fni gene encoding type 2 isopentenyl-diphosphate Delta-isomerase → MPETSDRKDDHIRIIQEEDVETSGAGFAEIDLVHEALPELHRDEIDTSTTLFGHELAAPIVIESMTGGHPNTTKINRSLAEAAQETGIAMGVGSQRAGLELDDEDLLESYTVVREVAPDALLYGNVGAAQLLEYDVGDVERAVEMIEADAMAIHLNFLQEAVQPEGDVDARGCLAEIETVAAELSVPVVVKETGNGISRSTAKRLADAGVDAIDTAGQGGTTWSGIESYRAAAVGATRQEGIGQLFRAWGVPTAVSTLEAANAHDCVIASGGVRSGLDVAKAIALGARAGGLAKPFLAPAGQGTEAVVDLIETLELELRTAMFVTGSASVAELQTAEYVVLGRTKQYLEERGLATARD, encoded by the coding sequence ATGCCCGAGACATCCGACCGGAAGGACGACCACATCCGCATCATCCAGGAAGAGGACGTCGAAACGTCCGGCGCCGGCTTCGCGGAGATCGACCTCGTCCACGAGGCGCTCCCCGAACTGCACAGAGACGAGATCGACACCTCGACGACGCTGTTCGGCCACGAGCTGGCCGCCCCGATCGTCATCGAGAGCATGACCGGCGGACATCCCAACACGACGAAGATCAACCGCTCGCTCGCCGAAGCGGCCCAGGAGACCGGGATCGCGATGGGCGTCGGCAGCCAGCGGGCGGGGCTCGAACTCGACGACGAGGACCTCCTCGAGTCGTACACCGTCGTCCGGGAGGTCGCCCCCGACGCGCTGCTGTACGGCAACGTGGGTGCGGCCCAGCTGCTCGAGTACGACGTTGGAGACGTCGAGCGGGCCGTCGAGATGATCGAGGCGGACGCGATGGCGATCCACCTGAACTTCCTCCAGGAGGCCGTCCAGCCCGAGGGCGACGTCGACGCCCGGGGCTGTCTCGCCGAGATCGAGACCGTCGCCGCGGAGCTCTCGGTCCCCGTCGTGGTCAAGGAGACCGGCAACGGCATCTCCCGATCGACCGCAAAGCGTCTCGCCGACGCCGGCGTCGACGCCATCGACACCGCCGGCCAGGGCGGGACGACCTGGTCGGGGATCGAGTCCTACCGGGCCGCCGCGGTCGGCGCCACTCGCCAGGAGGGGATCGGCCAGCTGTTTCGCGCCTGGGGGGTCCCGACCGCGGTGAGCACGCTCGAGGCCGCGAACGCCCACGACTGCGTGATCGCCAGCGGCGGCGTCCGCTCGGGTCTCGACGTCGCGAAGGCGATCGCGCTGGGCGCGCGGGCTGGCGGGCTCGCCAAACCCTTCCTCGCGCCGGCGGGACAGGGCACCGAGGCGGTCGTCGACCTGATCGAGACGCTCGAACTCGAGTTGCGAACCGCGATGTTCGTCACCGGCTCGGCGTCGGTCGCGGAGCTCCAGACCGCGGAGTACGTGGTTCTCGGCCGGACGAAGCAGTACCTCGAGGAGCGAGGTCTGGCGACGGCTCGGGATTGA
- a CDS encoding cupredoxin domain-containing protein yields the protein MSPRRSPLYSRDDARSSDSRLARRRLLRTTALGLGWLAVPSRALAQDDEPAEDEEEPAEDDGDGAETGNGDVVEVAVVDYAYEPGTDSPLTIEPGTTVHWIWETDNHNIAVDSQPEESDWEGHEPIENAGFEYEHTFEVEGEYEYHCTPHIGLGMVAEIVVSENGDAGAAGPAELVPDTATTLVVATVASLVAVLGLSYVFLKYGGVSGE from the coding sequence ATGTCACCACGCAGATCGCCCCTCTACTCTCGCGACGACGCGCGATCGAGCGACTCCCGACTGGCTCGCCGTCGGCTCCTCCGGACGACGGCGCTCGGCCTCGGCTGGCTCGCGGTTCCCTCGAGGGCCCTCGCACAGGACGACGAACCGGCCGAAGACGAGGAGGAACCGGCCGAAGACGACGGGGACGGGGCGGAAACCGGGAACGGTGACGTCGTCGAGGTCGCCGTGGTCGACTACGCGTACGAGCCGGGGACGGATTCACCGCTCACGATCGAACCCGGAACGACCGTCCACTGGATCTGGGAGACGGACAACCACAACATCGCGGTCGATTCACAGCCCGAGGAGTCCGACTGGGAGGGACACGAGCCGATCGAGAACGCGGGATTCGAGTACGAACACACGTTCGAGGTCGAGGGCGAGTACGAGTACCACTGCACGCCACACATCGGGCTCGGCATGGTCGCCGAAATCGTGGTCTCGGAGAACGGCGACGCAGGCGCCGCGGGTCCGGCCGAGCTCGTCCCCGATACGGCGACGACGCTGGTCGTCGCGACGGTCGCCTCGCTGGTCGCGGTGTTAGGGCTCTCGTACGTATTTCTCAAGTACGGCGGCGTCTCCGGGGAGTGA
- a CDS encoding GIY-YIG nuclease family protein → MATHTVYVLECADGTLYTGYTTDLERRIAEHGAGDGAKYTRGRTPVELVYSERHDSRSRAMSREYEIKQLSRGQKERLIGLE, encoded by the coding sequence ATGGCTACCCACACCGTCTACGTCCTCGAGTGCGCCGACGGGACGCTGTACACCGGCTACACGACCGATCTCGAGCGCCGGATCGCAGAGCACGGAGCCGGCGACGGTGCGAAGTACACCCGCGGGCGGACGCCGGTCGAACTGGTCTACAGCGAGCGACACGACTCGCGCTCGCGGGCGATGTCCCGGGAGTACGAGATCAAACAGCTCTCGCGGGGACAGAAGGAGCGACTGATCGGGCTCGAGTAG
- a CDS encoding DUF5518 domain-containing protein, with translation MSASRTAVHAIIGALVAVVLSFLPFSTLLGGAVSGFLEGPDGRAGAVVGAVAGAIMFLPIAAVAFVFLGLFGFGFGVGGLPVEGFVVVLLVFGLIGAVVFVYTVGLSALGGYLGAYVARDYPEHRHRTRETIGFADAPDRSRRAGRRSRRGGPRAGSRADSPAEGEDPFADEPVGEVDRDSSATDRGDPEDRFDR, from the coding sequence ATGAGTGCCAGTCGAACCGCCGTTCACGCGATCATCGGTGCCCTCGTCGCGGTCGTCCTCTCGTTTCTCCCGTTCTCGACGCTGCTCGGGGGTGCAGTCAGCGGGTTTCTCGAGGGACCCGACGGTCGTGCGGGCGCGGTCGTCGGCGCCGTCGCGGGCGCGATCATGTTCCTGCCGATCGCCGCGGTCGCGTTCGTGTTCCTCGGCCTCTTCGGCTTCGGGTTCGGCGTCGGCGGTCTGCCAGTCGAGGGGTTCGTCGTCGTCCTGCTCGTCTTCGGGCTCATCGGCGCCGTCGTGTTCGTCTACACCGTCGGGTTGAGCGCACTCGGCGGCTACCTCGGCGCGTACGTCGCCCGCGACTACCCGGAACACCGCCACAGGACGCGCGAGACGATCGGGTTCGCGGACGCGCCGGACCGGTCCCGCCGCGCCGGTCGCCGGAGCCGACGGGGTGGCCCACGAGCCGGTTCGCGCGCCGATTCTCCCGCCGAGGGGGAGGACCCGTTCGCCGACGAACCCGTCGGTGAGGTGGATCGCGACTCGAGCGCCACCGACCGAGGCGACCCCGAGGATCGCTTCGACCGGTAG
- a CDS encoding ABC transporter permease produces the protein MNPLESLRLSWRSIRGHRLRSALTTLGVIIGIAAVITFVTLGASLQAGLIGDISPDDQRNLYGWAADPDTEGGPLAGAQPVFSQSDTDAVAELEGVEAAYGYAAIQAQAVSYDGERVPQGDGVIAAGPSYIRDGDLREGRQFEAGEREAVINPAAAAQFETNVSVGDELAITTIGGQETTATVVGITDTSEGLSPFEGFEASPRIYLPTDPYYAEGAAGIGFGGEGEEGDGEGANPRFVAIVVEATAPDQEAVDRAREAAIAYLESEESDAGEFLGDDLAVTMQTSTELLQQLQDILDLLQNFIVGIAAISLLVGSIGIANIMLVSVTERTREIGIMKAVGAQNRDVLGLFLAEAVILGVIGAVLGTALGLAAGYLGAWYIDLPLVYPLEYVALAIVVGIVVGVASGLYPAWRAARTDPIDALRYE, from the coding sequence GTGAACCCGCTCGAGTCACTCAGACTCTCCTGGCGGTCGATCCGGGGCCACCGGCTGCGGTCGGCGCTGACGACCCTGGGCGTGATCATCGGCATCGCGGCGGTGATCACGTTCGTCACGCTGGGGGCGAGCCTGCAGGCGGGGCTGATCGGCGACATCAGCCCGGACGACCAGCGCAACCTCTACGGCTGGGCCGCCGACCCCGACACCGAGGGTGGCCCGCTCGCGGGCGCCCAGCCGGTGTTCAGCCAGTCGGATACCGACGCGGTAGCCGAACTCGAGGGCGTCGAGGCGGCGTACGGCTACGCGGCGATCCAGGCGCAGGCCGTGAGCTACGACGGCGAGCGGGTCCCCCAGGGCGACGGGGTGATCGCGGCGGGGCCGTCGTACATCCGCGACGGCGACCTCCGGGAAGGGAGGCAGTTCGAGGCGGGCGAGCGCGAGGCGGTGATCAACCCCGCCGCGGCCGCCCAGTTCGAGACGAACGTGAGCGTCGGCGACGAGCTGGCGATCACGACCATCGGCGGCCAGGAGACGACGGCGACGGTCGTCGGCATCACCGACACCTCCGAGGGGCTGAGCCCGTTCGAAGGGTTCGAAGCGTCGCCCCGGATCTACCTCCCGACCGACCCCTACTACGCCGAGGGAGCGGCGGGGATCGGGTTCGGCGGAGAGGGCGAGGAAGGCGACGGCGAGGGCGCCAACCCGCGGTTCGTCGCCATCGTCGTCGAGGCGACCGCGCCCGACCAGGAGGCGGTCGACCGCGCCCGCGAGGCCGCGATCGCCTACCTCGAGAGCGAGGAGAGCGACGCCGGCGAGTTCCTCGGCGACGACCTCGCGGTCACCATGCAGACGAGCACGGAGCTGCTCCAGCAGCTCCAGGACATCCTCGACTTGCTCCAGAACTTCATCGTGGGCATCGCGGCCATCTCGTTGCTCGTGGGCTCGATCGGCATCGCGAACATCATGCTCGTCTCCGTCACGGAGCGAACCCGCGAGATCGGGATCATGAAAGCCGTCGGCGCCCAGAACCGGGACGTCCTCGGGCTCTTTCTCGCCGAGGCGGTGATCCTCGGCGTGATCGGTGCCGTGCTGGGAACCGCCCTCGGGCTGGCCGCGGGCTACCTCGGCGCGTGGTACATCGACCTCCCGCTGGTCTACCCCCTCGAGTACGTCGCGCTCGCGATCGTCGTCGGGATCGTCGTCGGCGTCGCCTCCGGGCTGTACCCCGCCTGGCGAGCGGCCCGGACCGACCCGATCGACGCCCTCCGGTACGAGTGA
- a CDS encoding DUF7563 family protein, with amino-acid sequence MPECNHCSAHVSERFARVFADEYGEIHACISCSANAGIAEVARERSRTV; translated from the coding sequence ATGCCCGAGTGCAACCACTGCAGCGCGCACGTCTCGGAACGGTTCGCACGAGTGTTCGCCGACGAGTACGGCGAAATTCATGCCTGTATCAGCTGCTCCGCGAACGCCGGAATCGCGGAGGTCGCGCGAGAACGATCACGAACCGTCTGA
- a CDS encoding phosphoglucomutase/phosphomannomutase family protein, with product METISFGTDGWRAPLEEFTAPRVRIVGQGVASYLRDEGADAPVAVGYDARETSRGFAEELSRVLCANGFDVLLSERDRPTPLYAHAIVERELAGAMVVTASHNPPEYNGVKFIPENGAPALPGVMDAVADRLAEPESLPEDEHGTVREVDFVTPHAAHCLELLDAYAAGTDLEGLTVAYDAMHGSGRDTTDALLEDVGVSVDRLRCARDPEFGGAAPEPAPENLTALADRVTDPDTDAMLGIANDGDADRIAVVTPERGYLDENLFFAALYDYLLENDAGPVVRSVSTTYLIDRVAAAHGEDVHEVPVGFKWIAKAMADHDALVGGEESGGFTIRGHVREKDGVLLALFAAAMEVEESLDDRVDRLLEAHGTVAQNKRSVACPDHEKARVLADLEAEIPEAVADTPVEEVNTADGFKLQLSDGSWLLVRPSGTEPKMRVYAEATDDERVAELLDAGEALVERFV from the coding sequence ATGGAGACGATTTCGTTCGGAACTGATGGCTGGCGGGCGCCGCTCGAGGAGTTCACCGCTCCGCGCGTCCGGATCGTCGGACAGGGCGTCGCATCGTACCTCAGAGACGAGGGGGCCGACGCGCCGGTCGCCGTCGGCTACGACGCCCGCGAGACCTCCCGCGGGTTCGCCGAGGAGCTCAGCCGCGTGCTGTGTGCCAACGGGTTCGACGTCCTGCTGTCGGAGCGCGACCGCCCGACGCCGCTGTACGCCCACGCCATCGTCGAACGAGAGCTCGCGGGTGCGATGGTCGTCACGGCCTCGCACAACCCGCCGGAGTACAACGGCGTGAAGTTCATCCCCGAGAACGGCGCCCCGGCGCTCCCCGGGGTGATGGACGCCGTCGCCGACCGGCTGGCCGAACCCGAGTCGCTTCCCGAGGACGAACACGGAACGGTTCGGGAGGTCGACTTCGTTACCCCCCACGCCGCTCACTGCCTCGAGTTGCTCGACGCCTACGCCGCGGGTACGGACCTCGAGGGGCTCACCGTCGCCTACGACGCGATGCACGGCAGCGGTCGGGACACGACCGACGCGCTGCTCGAGGACGTCGGCGTGAGCGTCGACCGCCTGCGCTGTGCGCGCGATCCCGAGTTCGGCGGCGCGGCGCCCGAACCCGCCCCGGAGAACCTCACGGCGCTCGCCGACCGGGTGACCGACCCCGATACCGACGCGATGCTGGGGATCGCCAACGACGGCGACGCCGACCGGATCGCGGTCGTCACCCCCGAGCGGGGCTACCTCGACGAGAACCTGTTTTTCGCCGCGCTGTACGACTACCTGCTCGAGAACGACGCGGGCCCGGTCGTCCGCTCCGTCTCGACGACGTACCTTATCGACCGCGTCGCCGCCGCCCACGGCGAGGACGTTCACGAGGTCCCCGTCGGCTTCAAGTGGATCGCGAAGGCGATGGCCGACCACGACGCGCTGGTCGGCGGCGAGGAGTCGGGCGGCTTCACGATCCGGGGCCACGTCCGCGAGAAAGACGGCGTCCTGCTGGCGCTGTTCGCCGCCGCGATGGAGGTCGAGGAATCGCTGGACGACCGGGTCGACCGCCTGCTCGAGGCCCACGGCACCGTCGCCCAGAACAAGCGCAGCGTCGCCTGCCCCGACCACGAGAAGGCCCGCGTGCTCGCCGATCTCGAGGCGGAGATCCCCGAGGCGGTCGCCGACACGCCCGTCGAGGAGGTGAACACGGCGGACGGATTCAAACTGCAACTCTCCGACGGCTCCTGGCTGCTGGTCCGACCCAGTGGGACGGAGCCCAAGATGCGAGTGTACGCCGAGGCGACCGACGACGAGCGCGTCGCGGAACTGCTGGATGCGGGCGAGGCGCTCGTCGAGCGGTTCGTCTGA
- a CDS encoding ABC transporter ATP-binding protein — protein sequence MESGPDSRAEATVDGRREPDPAVVLDDVRKTYHVGEPVHALDGVSLTIPRGSYTAIMGPSGSGKSTLMNLIGCLDTPTEGSVAVGGQRVDGLTDRERTRLRGTEVGFVFQTFNLMPRLTALENVALPQLFQNVDRSERNERARDLLERVGLADRADHLPNELSGGQRQRVALARALVNEPSSVLADEPTGNLDSETEADVLDLFAEFHGAGTTLIVVTHERHVAERAERVVHLLDGRLERVEELGDPGEPAPESASDGESETGEASDE from the coding sequence ATGGAATCGGGCCCGGATTCGAGGGCGGAAGCGACTGTCGACGGGCGACGGGAACCTGACCCGGCGGTCGTCCTCGACGACGTTCGAAAGACGTACCACGTCGGCGAGCCGGTCCACGCCTTAGACGGCGTGAGCCTGACGATCCCTCGAGGGTCGTACACTGCGATCATGGGTCCGAGCGGCTCCGGGAAGTCGACGCTGATGAACCTGATCGGCTGTCTCGACACGCCCACGGAGGGGTCGGTCGCGGTCGGCGGCCAGCGGGTCGACGGGCTCACCGACCGCGAGCGCACCCGGTTGCGGGGGACGGAGGTCGGCTTCGTCTTCCAGACGTTCAACCTCATGCCCCGGCTCACTGCGCTCGAGAACGTCGCCCTCCCGCAGCTCTTTCAGAACGTGGATCGGAGCGAGCGCAACGAGCGCGCCCGCGACCTCCTCGAGCGGGTCGGCCTCGCTGACCGGGCCGACCACCTGCCCAACGAGCTCTCCGGGGGACAACGCCAGCGCGTCGCCCTCGCCCGCGCGCTGGTGAACGAGCCCTCGAGCGTCCTGGCCGACGAGCCCACCGGCAACCTCGACAGCGAGACCGAGGCCGACGTGCTCGACCTCTTCGCCGAGTTTCACGGCGCGGGCACCACGCTGATCGTCGTCACCCACGAGCGCCACGTCGCCGAGCGCGCAGAGCGGGTCGTCCACCTGTTAGACGGGCGCCTCGAGCGCGTCGAGGAACTCGGCGACCCCGGCGAACCGGCGCCCGAGAGCGCCTCCGACGGGGAGAGCGAGACCGGGGAGGCGAGCGACGAGTGA
- the larB gene encoding nickel pincer cofactor biosynthesis protein LarB → MRELLEAVAAGDLSPTRAEAELRGYVTDDAGRFDAARERRRGIPEAILAEGKSPEQIAALASAALEATGRALVTRLPDEHASTVERALEDDHPEVALEARAGTLVATGPEYERPSLSATIGIVTAGTVDGPVAAEAQVVCEGAGAAVERIDDVGVAALDRILDQVERLRELDVLIVAAGREGALPTVVAGLVDTPVIGVPVSSGYGYGGDGAAALSGMLQSCTVLSVVNVDAGFVAGAQAVLIARAIETARTGEP, encoded by the coding sequence ATGCGAGAGCTTCTCGAGGCCGTCGCCGCCGGTGACCTCTCACCGACGCGGGCGGAGGCCGAACTCAGAGGGTACGTAACCGACGACGCCGGCCGGTTCGACGCCGCGAGAGAGCGCCGGCGGGGCATTCCCGAGGCCATCCTCGCCGAGGGGAAATCGCCCGAGCAGATCGCTGCGCTCGCCTCGGCCGCCCTGGAGGCCACCGGTCGGGCGCTGGTCACTCGTCTCCCCGACGAACACGCGAGCACGGTCGAGCGAGCGCTCGAGGACGACCACCCCGAGGTCGCACTCGAGGCCCGGGCGGGGACGCTGGTCGCGACCGGCCCGGAGTACGAGCGGCCGTCGCTGTCGGCGACGATCGGCATCGTCACGGCCGGCACCGTCGACGGGCCGGTCGCCGCGGAGGCTCAGGTCGTCTGTGAGGGCGCAGGGGCGGCCGTAGAGCGCATCGACGACGTCGGCGTCGCCGCCCTCGACCGGATCCTCGATCAGGTCGAGCGCCTCCGCGAACTGGACGTGCTGATCGTCGCCGCCGGCCGCGAGGGGGCGCTGCCGACGGTGGTCGCCGGCCTCGTCGATACGCCGGTGATCGGGGTGCCGGTCTCGAGCGGGTACGGATACGGTGGCGACGGGGCGGCGGCGCTCTCGGGGATGTTACAGTCGTGTACGGTGCTGTCCGTGGTCAACGTGGATGCGGGGTTCGTCGCCGGCGCCCAGGCGGTGTTGATCGCCCGGGCGATCGAGACGGCTAGAACTGGGGAACCATGA
- a CDS encoding NADPH-dependent FMN reductase has product MSDSPAILAVCGSLREESYTRTTLEYVLEAAAAAGAETELLDLREYDLPVYDPDVDDQGDGEEAMRLVREADAVVLGTPVYHGSYSGALKNFHDYCGWDEYEDTTVGLVAIAGGGSYGSTLDHLRITVRGVHGWVLPHQVGIRSASDKFEADPDAVDGRAFVDDSLEERVEKLGRMLVEYAYIDPEVTTSRTAAADD; this is encoded by the coding sequence ATGAGCGATTCCCCCGCCATCCTCGCGGTCTGCGGTAGCCTGCGCGAGGAGAGTTACACCCGAACGACGCTCGAGTACGTCCTCGAGGCCGCCGCGGCGGCCGGCGCCGAGACCGAGTTGCTCGATCTCCGGGAGTACGACCTGCCCGTCTACGACCCCGACGTCGACGATCAGGGCGACGGCGAGGAGGCCATGCGTCTGGTCCGAGAGGCCGACGCAGTCGTCCTCGGGACGCCGGTGTACCACGGCTCGTACTCGGGCGCGCTGAAGAACTTCCACGACTACTGCGGCTGGGACGAGTACGAGGACACGACGGTCGGACTCGTCGCCATCGCCGGCGGCGGCAGCTACGGCTCGACGCTCGATCACCTCCGGATCACGGTTCGCGGGGTCCACGGCTGGGTCCTCCCCCACCAGGTCGGTATCCGGAGCGCCTCCGATAAGTTCGAAGCCGACCCCGACGCCGTCGACGGACGGGCGTTCGTCGACGACAGCCTCGAGGAGCGCGTCGAGAAACTCGGGCGGATGCTCGTCGAGTACGCCTACATCGACCCCGAGGTCACGACCTCCCGGACGGCCGCCGCCGACGACTGA
- a CDS encoding DUF6653 family protein — MAATNSNAGPLENRRFWSRHANPWSVWTLVLTYPVLILAVYRRDRLLAAGALGFVIANPLVFSPPRDDEAWATRVVLGERVWIERGLLASRETLFTAICVPIYLYTIRAAVERQPVRTAVGTGVSLLVMVVFFGQMVRLYEEHTDLQDDVGDVFHRASDD, encoded by the coding sequence ATGGCTGCAACAAACTCGAATGCGGGCCCACTCGAAAACCGGCGCTTCTGGTCCCGACACGCCAACCCGTGGAGCGTCTGGACGCTCGTGCTGACCTATCCGGTGTTGATCCTGGCGGTGTACCGCCGGGATCGTCTGCTCGCAGCCGGAGCGCTCGGGTTCGTCATCGCGAACCCGCTCGTGTTTTCTCCGCCTCGAGACGACGAGGCCTGGGCAACGCGGGTCGTGCTCGGTGAACGGGTGTGGATCGAGCGAGGACTGTTGGCGTCGAGAGAGACGCTATTTACCGCGATCTGTGTGCCGATCTACCTGTACACGATCCGCGCAGCAGTCGAGCGCCAGCCCGTTCGAACGGCGGTCGGAACGGGGGTTTCGCTCCTCGTAATGGTCGTCTTTTTCGGGCAAATGGTTCGGCTGTACGAGGAACACACCGATCTGCAGGACGACGTCGGGGACGTTTTCCATCGGGCTTCCGACGACTGA